One Triticum dicoccoides isolate Atlit2015 ecotype Zavitan chromosome 5B, WEW_v2.0, whole genome shotgun sequence genomic window carries:
- the LOC119311683 gene encoding cytochrome c1-like produces the protein MGVAASAASPPPEAAAPADPPAKEDIEHGSAAAASAAAAAPPEAAAAADSPAKEEAQSAAAAGGEADAAGETVVLDAAAEGGEEEEEGECGFCVYMKGGGCKEEFVGWEKCVEQAEAEGGYVVERCHDATAALRRCMDKFPDYYEPILRAERAMAEDLEAFKASEASEPSPASPPPPAAEEEQGDDKKQAEAVVAKEKEDLAA, from the coding sequence ATGGgagtcgccgcctccgccgcctcccctcccCCGGAGGCCGCCGCGCCCGCCGATCCACCGGCCAAAGAAGATATCGAGCAtggctctgccgccgccgcctcagcagcagcagctgcgcccccggaggccgccgcggCCGCAGATTCACCGGCAAAGGAAGAGGCCCAGTCCGCCGCCGCTGCCGGCGGCGAGGCGGACGCGGCGGGGGAGACGGTGGTCCTGGACGCCGCcgcggagggcggcgaggaggaggaggaaggggagtgCGGGTTTTGCGTGTACATGAAGGGCGGCGGGTGCAAGGAGGAGTTCGTGGGGTGGGAGAAGTGCGTGGAGCAGGCGGAGGCGGAAGGCGGCTACGTCGTCGAGCGCTGCCACGACGCCACCGCCGCGCTGCGCAGGTGCATGGACAAGTTCCCGGACTACTACGAGCCCATCCTCCGCGCCGAGCGCGCCATGGCCGAGGATCTCGAGGCCTTCAAGGCCAGCGAAGCCTCCGAGCCCtcccccgcctcgccgccgcccccggcgGCCGAGGAGGAACAGGGCGACGATAAGAAgcaggcggaggcggtggtggcgaAGGAGAAGGAGGATCTTGCGGCCTGA